In Bosea sp. (in: a-proteobacteria), one DNA window encodes the following:
- a CDS encoding LysR substrate-binding domain-containing protein: MDVRQLRCFIAVAEELHFGRAAERLGIAPPALSRQISTLEEELSVALLTRTTRQVALTRAGLIMLEEAKGILVKMEHASRAVREASLASGKVLRVGAIDAASSSFVPETLVAFRARFPGVEIKFVEAITTALIQMLEAGKLDLALTRPPRKPTDCGFEILRVERPLVVLNEAHPLAAREHLTMLDLVGEPFVVPSKRLRPYAYDLVMAYFESVGAVPNVTIEATEKPAMMSAVAAGLGMALAPDWVSRLSFPGVTLRRLRGAMLDPPPPGALVGVAWRPQQKLPARDHFLAILRESVTLLEERHVLPFAPPTAQKRAVRAKTPAGGAR; this comes from the coding sequence ATGGATGTGCGGCAGCTGCGATGCTTCATCGCGGTCGCGGAGGAGTTGCATTTCGGCCGGGCGGCCGAGCGGCTCGGCATCGCGCCTCCCGCCCTGTCGCGGCAGATCAGCACGCTCGAGGAGGAGCTCAGCGTCGCGCTCCTGACGCGCACGACCCGGCAGGTCGCGCTGACGCGGGCCGGGCTGATCATGCTCGAGGAAGCGAAGGGCATCCTCGTCAAGATGGAGCATGCCTCGCGTGCCGTGCGCGAGGCCTCGCTCGCCTCGGGCAAGGTGCTGCGCGTCGGCGCGATCGACGCCGCCTCGTCGAGCTTCGTGCCGGAGACGCTGGTGGCCTTCCGCGCCCGCTTCCCCGGCGTCGAGATCAAGTTCGTCGAAGCGATCACCACCGCGCTCATCCAGATGCTGGAGGCGGGCAAGCTCGATCTGGCGCTCACCCGCCCGCCGCGCAAGCCGACCGATTGCGGCTTCGAGATCCTGCGGGTGGAGCGCCCGCTCGTGGTCCTGAACGAGGCGCATCCGCTCGCCGCCCGCGAGCATCTGACGATGCTGGACCTCGTCGGCGAGCCCTTCGTCGTGCCCTCCAAGCGCCTGCGGCCCTATGCCTACGATCTGGTGATGGCCTATTTCGAGAGCGTCGGCGCGGTTCCCAACGTCACGATCGAGGCGACCGAGAAGCCGGCGATGATGTCGGCCGTCGCGGCGGGGCTGGGCATGGCGCTGGCGCCGGACTGGGTCTCGCGGCTCTCCTTCCCCGGCGTGACGCTCAGGCGCCTGCGCGGCGCGATGCTCGACCCGCCGCCGCCCGGAGCGCTCGTCGGCGTCGCCTGGCGCCCGCAGCAGAAGCTGCCGGCGCGCGACCATTTCCTCGCGATCCTGCGGGAAAGCGTGACGCTGCTCGAGGAGCGCCACGTCCTGCCCTTCGCCCCGCCCACAGCACAGAAACGCGCCGTCCGCGCGAAGACGCCAGCCGGAGGAGCCCGATGA
- a CDS encoding tripartite tricarboxylate transporter TctB family protein gives MNLNRIEQARGLRIRSTQDLAGGVFMVALALGAFFFAWDLPAGTLRQLGPGMLPKAFAVICGGLGVMLALASLRYEGEALSGWSWKGIFFALGGTCLFALTIRGFEIGPVRVPALGLMVAGPLLILFSGLAADDRKLRELAIFAVAMSAACILLFKYALSLPIPLAPWLLGI, from the coding sequence ATGAATCTGAACCGGATAGAGCAGGCGCGCGGCCTGCGCATACGCTCGACGCAGGATCTCGCCGGCGGCGTGTTCATGGTCGCGCTCGCGCTCGGGGCCTTCTTCTTCGCCTGGGACCTGCCGGCCGGCACGCTGCGCCAGCTCGGCCCCGGCATGCTGCCCAAGGCCTTCGCGGTGATCTGCGGCGGGCTCGGCGTGATGCTGGCGCTCGCCTCGCTGCGCTACGAGGGGGAGGCGCTCTCCGGCTGGTCGTGGAAGGGCATCTTCTTCGCGCTCGGCGGCACCTGCCTGTTCGCGCTGACGATCCGCGGCTTCGAGATCGGCCCGGTCCGGGTTCCGGCACTCGGCCTCATGGTCGCCGGCCCGCTGCTGATCCTGTTCTCGGGGCTGGCGGCCGACGACCGCAAGCTCAGGGAGCTCGCCATCTTCGCCGTGGCGATGTCGGCGGCCTGCATCCTCCTGTTCAAATACGCGCTGAGCCTGCCGATCCCGCTCGCGCCCTGGCTTCTGGGTATCTGA